A window of the Cystobacter fuscus genome harbors these coding sequences:
- a CDS encoding cation:proton antiporter — MHDAHDFLKALATVLCVAAVTSVIFQRLRQPVVLGYIIAGLIMGPHVPIPLVADPTIVQTLSELGVILLMFSLGLEFSLGKLLKVGFTAGLTAIIQCSLMIWLGFVVGRSFGWTSRESIFTGAIIAISSTTIIAKAFDEQGIKGKLREIVVGILIVEDLIAILLMATLTAISTGAGLSAGQLTLTVGRLALFLVGLVVVGLMVIPRTVRAVHRLKRPETTLVASIGICFAIALLAQAFGYSVALGAFLAGSLVAESGEEQEIEHLVQPVRDMFAAIFFVSVGMLIDPGLIAENWAAVAVLTGVVILGKLVGVALGVFLTGSGTRTAIQSGLSLAQIGEFSFIIAGLGLSLNATGSFLYPVAVAVSAITTLTTPFLIRASGPVANYVDRKLPKPLQTFAALYGSWVEELRNAPPRQTAGTKIRSKVRLMLLDAALLAAIIIGTSLFLGRMSAALELRSGLGATVARWLVIFLAAMLATPFCVGVVRLASSLGTLLAETAFPSVTGRLDRAAAPRRALVVTLQLASVLGVGAPLVAITQPFLPRFLGAAVLLILLAVLGMGFWRSATNLQGHVRAGSQVIVEALASQSRGKPQAHHAESLDTLHAILPGLGEPTPVRLESGSAAVGRTLAELNLRGMTGATVLAIRRGEDKVVVPTADEQLREGDVLALAGTHEAIDSARAVLSGSTPAEQQPASA; from the coding sequence ATGCACGATGCACACGACTTCCTCAAGGCCCTGGCGACGGTGTTGTGCGTCGCGGCGGTGACGTCCGTCATCTTCCAGCGGCTGCGGCAACCCGTGGTGCTCGGCTACATCATCGCGGGGCTCATCATGGGGCCCCACGTGCCCATCCCCCTCGTGGCGGACCCCACCATCGTCCAGACGCTGTCGGAGTTGGGGGTCATCCTGCTCATGTTCTCGCTCGGGCTGGAGTTCAGCCTGGGCAAGCTGCTCAAGGTGGGATTCACCGCGGGACTCACCGCCATCATCCAGTGCAGCCTGATGATCTGGCTGGGGTTCGTGGTGGGCCGCTCCTTCGGGTGGACGTCCCGGGAGAGCATCTTCACGGGCGCCATCATCGCCATCTCCAGCACCACCATCATCGCCAAGGCGTTCGACGAGCAGGGAATCAAAGGCAAGCTGCGGGAGATCGTCGTCGGCATCCTCATCGTGGAGGATCTCATCGCCATCCTGCTCATGGCGACCCTCACGGCCATCTCCACGGGCGCGGGACTGTCCGCGGGCCAGCTCACCCTCACCGTGGGCCGCCTGGCGCTCTTCCTGGTGGGGCTCGTGGTGGTGGGGCTGATGGTCATTCCGCGCACGGTGCGCGCGGTGCACCGGCTCAAGCGCCCGGAGACGACGCTGGTGGCGAGCATCGGCATCTGCTTCGCCATCGCCCTGCTCGCGCAGGCGTTCGGCTACTCGGTGGCGCTCGGGGCGTTCCTCGCGGGCTCGCTCGTGGCCGAGTCCGGAGAGGAGCAGGAGATCGAGCACCTGGTGCAGCCGGTACGCGACATGTTCGCCGCCATCTTCTTCGTGTCGGTGGGAATGCTCATCGATCCGGGGCTCATCGCCGAGAACTGGGCGGCGGTGGCGGTGCTCACGGGTGTGGTCATCCTGGGCAAGCTGGTGGGGGTGGCGCTGGGGGTGTTCCTCACGGGCAGCGGCACGCGCACGGCCATCCAGTCGGGACTGAGCCTGGCGCAGATTGGCGAGTTCTCCTTCATCATCGCGGGCCTGGGCCTGTCGCTCAACGCCACGGGGAGCTTCCTCTACCCGGTGGCCGTGGCCGTGTCGGCGATCACCACCCTCACCACGCCCTTCCTCATCCGGGCCTCGGGGCCGGTGGCCAACTACGTGGACCGCAAGCTGCCCAAGCCCTTGCAGACCTTCGCGGCGCTCTATGGCAGTTGGGTGGAGGAGCTGCGCAACGCGCCGCCGCGCCAGACCGCCGGCACGAAGATCCGCTCCAAGGTGCGCCTGATGCTCCTGGACGCGGCCCTGCTCGCCGCCATCATCATCGGCACCTCGCTCTTCCTCGGGCGCATGAGCGCGGCGCTGGAGCTGCGCAGCGGCCTGGGCGCCACCGTGGCGCGCTGGCTCGTCATCTTCCTGGCCGCCATGCTCGCCACCCCCTTCTGCGTGGGCGTGGTACGGCTCGCGAGCTCGCTGGGCACGCTGCTGGCGGAGACGGCCTTCCCCTCCGTGACGGGCCGTCTGGACCGGGCCGCGGCCCCCCGGCGCGCGCTCGTGGTGACGCTCCAGTTGGCGAGCGTGCTGGGCGTGGGCGCGCCGCTCGTCGCCATCACCCAGCCCTTCCTGCCCAGATTCCTCGGCGCGGCGGTGCTGCTGATCCTGCTCGCGGTACTCGGCATGGGCTTCTGGCGCAGCGCCACCAACCTCCAGGGGCACGTGCGCGCGGGCTCCCAGGTCATCGTCGAGGCGCTCGCGTCCCAGTCCCGGGGCAAACCCCAGGCGCATCATGCCGAGAGCCTCGACACCCTGCACGCCATCCTGCCCGGACTCGGCGAGCCGACGCCGGTGCGGCTCGAGTCCGGCAGTGCCGCCGTGGGGCGCACGCTCGCCGAGCTCAACCTGCGCGGAATGACGGGCGCCACGGTGCTCGCCATCCGGCGCGGCGAGGACAAGGTCGTCGTGCCCACCGCGGACGAGCAGTTGCGGGAGGGAGACGTGCTCGCGCTGGCCGGCACGCACGAGGCCATCGACTCGGCCCGGGCGGTGCTCTCCGGGAGCACGCCGGCCGAGCAGCAGCCCGCCTCTGCTTGA
- a CDS encoding DUF4142 domain-containing protein, with product MKRMIQGVMLAGALAMGSTSFAQPATKASAPKAGTAEYKGFVVPTDTKALLERLHYVNQTEIKQAKLAQQNASSPEVKSFAEQMITEHTAADEKILALAKTQNLKLADVPKPINDVEKKALAADKASMEKLQSLKGEAFDGCYMTEQLGAHDAALGKLAAGKQAAGANPELTSLLDELTQSVAKHRQHAYALLGKLSPQPAAMGGSGDTGGSGAAGTIGTPNSIPSGTNGPGTTGPGAIGPKGSGTRN from the coding sequence ATGAAGCGGATGATCCAGGGAGTGATGCTCGCCGGAGCGCTGGCCATGGGAAGCACGTCGTTCGCGCAGCCGGCCACCAAGGCCTCGGCCCCCAAGGCCGGCACGGCTGAGTACAAGGGATTCGTCGTCCCCACGGACACCAAGGCGCTGCTCGAGCGGCTGCACTACGTCAACCAGACGGAGATCAAGCAGGCCAAACTCGCCCAGCAGAACGCGTCGAGCCCCGAGGTGAAGTCTTTCGCCGAGCAGATGATCACCGAGCACACGGCGGCCGACGAGAAGATCCTGGCGCTCGCCAAGACGCAGAACCTGAAGCTGGCGGACGTGCCCAAGCCCATCAACGACGTGGAGAAGAAGGCCCTGGCGGCCGACAAGGCCTCGATGGAGAAGCTCCAGTCGCTCAAGGGCGAGGCCTTCGACGGCTGCTACATGACCGAGCAACTCGGAGCCCATGACGCCGCGCTCGGCAAGCTCGCGGCGGGCAAGCAGGCCGCGGGTGCCAACCCCGAGCTCACCTCGCTCCTGGACGAGCTGACCCAGAGCGTCGCCAAGCACCGCCAGCACGCCTATGCGCTGCTCGGCAAGCTGAGCCCGCAGCCCGCCGCCATGGGCGGCTCGGGCGACACGGGCGGCTCGGGCGCCGCTGGCACCATTGGCACTCCGAACAGCATTCCGAGCGGCACCAACGGCCCGGGCACCACCGGCCCGGGCGCCATCGGCCCCAAGGGCTCCGGCACGCGCAACTAG
- the glgX gene encoding glycogen debranching protein GlgX, with protein MTREVWPGKPYPRGATFDGSGVNFAVFSQVATRVEVCLFDPRDPSKEIERFDLPVSTEYTWHGYVPALEPGTLYGLRVHGPYEPQKGHRCNPYKLLVDPYAKALHGEVDWSQPVFGYTLGHEKQDLMRDERDSAPGMPKCVVVSDFFDWGNDRAPDVPWRKTVIYEAHVKGLTMRHPKVPEHLRGTYAGLAHPAIIDHLTNLGVTSVELLPVHEYVDDSFLSDKGLSNYWGYNTLAFFAPEQKYASRKAPGTVVNEFKAMVKALHAAGIEVILDVVYNHTCEGNHMGPTLSLKGIDNASYYWLMPDARYYLDFTGCGNSVNASNQNASRLIIDSLRYWVQEMHVDGFRFDLATVLGRHGKGEFSPNAAFFQIISQDPVLSRVKLIAEPWDVGMGGYQVGNFPSPWREWNGKYRDAMRRYWKGDENLAGEVGHRLTGSSDMFQSARRRPQASINFITAHDGFTLHDLVTYGHKHNEANGEFNRDGADDNQAWNCGAEGETQDAHIISLRERQKRNLLSSLFLSQGVPMIVAGDEMGRTQGGNNNAYCQDNELSWVDWKLDERRQALLEFTSRLIHFRDTQPVLQRRRFFQGEHIWDSEHKDLTWFRPDGTEMGSEDWQKPFVRSLAFLLGGDAIPSPDERGQRIIGDALLVLLNAHHEAVPFTVPPPTEGKRWVIQLYTASDELGPDAPVPPGRFELVGRSMAVFRQVSADD; from the coding sequence ATGACGAGGGAAGTGTGGCCGGGAAAGCCGTATCCCAGGGGTGCGACATTCGATGGGTCGGGGGTCAACTTCGCGGTGTTCTCGCAAGTAGCCACCCGGGTGGAGGTCTGTCTGTTCGATCCCCGGGACCCCTCGAAGGAGATCGAGCGCTTCGACCTGCCGGTGTCGACCGAGTACACGTGGCACGGCTATGTGCCCGCCCTGGAGCCGGGCACCCTCTACGGCCTGCGGGTGCATGGTCCCTACGAGCCCCAGAAGGGGCACCGCTGCAACCCCTACAAGCTGCTGGTGGACCCGTACGCCAAGGCGCTGCACGGCGAGGTGGACTGGTCCCAGCCCGTGTTTGGCTACACGCTGGGCCACGAGAAGCAGGACCTGATGCGCGACGAGCGCGACAGCGCGCCGGGCATGCCCAAGTGCGTGGTGGTGAGCGACTTCTTCGACTGGGGCAATGATCGCGCGCCGGACGTGCCCTGGCGCAAGACGGTCATCTACGAGGCCCACGTCAAGGGCCTCACCATGCGCCACCCCAAGGTGCCCGAGCACCTGCGGGGCACCTACGCGGGGCTCGCCCACCCGGCCATCATCGATCACCTCACCAATCTGGGAGTGACGTCCGTGGAGCTCCTGCCGGTGCACGAGTACGTGGACGACTCGTTCCTGAGCGACAAGGGCCTGTCCAACTACTGGGGCTACAACACGCTGGCCTTCTTCGCCCCCGAGCAGAAGTACGCGAGCCGCAAGGCGCCGGGCACCGTCGTCAACGAGTTCAAGGCGATGGTCAAGGCGCTGCACGCCGCGGGCATCGAGGTCATCCTCGACGTGGTGTACAACCACACCTGCGAGGGCAACCACATGGGGCCCACGCTGTCGCTCAAGGGCATCGACAACGCCTCCTATTACTGGCTGATGCCGGACGCGCGCTACTACCTGGACTTCACCGGCTGTGGCAACAGCGTGAACGCCTCCAACCAGAACGCCTCGCGACTCATCATCGACTCGCTGCGCTACTGGGTGCAGGAGATGCACGTGGACGGGTTCCGCTTCGACCTGGCCACGGTGCTCGGCCGCCACGGCAAGGGCGAGTTCTCCCCCAACGCCGCCTTCTTCCAGATCATCAGCCAGGATCCGGTGCTCAGCCGCGTGAAGCTCATCGCCGAGCCCTGGGACGTGGGCATGGGGGGCTATCAGGTGGGCAACTTCCCCTCGCCCTGGCGCGAGTGGAACGGCAAGTACCGCGACGCCATGCGCCGCTACTGGAAGGGCGACGAGAACCTCGCGGGCGAGGTGGGCCACCGGCTCACGGGCTCCTCGGACATGTTCCAGAGCGCCCGGCGCCGCCCCCAGGCGAGCATCAACTTCATCACCGCCCACGACGGCTTCACCCTGCACGACCTGGTCACCTACGGCCACAAGCACAACGAGGCCAACGGCGAGTTCAACCGCGACGGCGCCGACGACAACCAGGCGTGGAACTGCGGCGCGGAGGGCGAGACGCAGGACGCCCACATCATCTCCCTGCGCGAGCGCCAGAAGCGCAACCTGCTCTCCTCGCTCTTCCTGTCCCAGGGCGTGCCCATGATCGTGGCCGGTGACGAGATGGGCCGCACCCAGGGCGGCAACAACAACGCCTACTGCCAGGACAACGAGCTGTCGTGGGTGGACTGGAAACTCGACGAGCGCCGGCAGGCCCTGCTGGAGTTCACCTCGCGGCTCATCCACTTCCGCGACACCCAGCCCGTGCTCCAGCGCCGCCGCTTCTTCCAGGGCGAGCACATCTGGGACTCGGAGCACAAGGATCTCACCTGGTTCCGGCCGGACGGCACGGAGATGGGCTCGGAGGACTGGCAGAAGCCCTTCGTCCGCTCGCTCGCGTTCCTGCTCGGGGGCGATGCCATCCCCTCGCCCGACGAGCGGGGCCAGCGCATCATCGGGGATGCACTCCTGGTGTTGCTCAATGCGCACCACGAGGCCGTGCCCTTCACCGTGCCGCCTCCCACCGAGGGCAAGCGGTGGGTCATCCAGCTCTACACGGCCTCGGACGAGCTGGGCCCGGACGCGCCGGTTCCCCCGGGGCGCTTCGAGCTGGTGGGCCGCTCCATGGCGGTGTTCCGTCAGGTCTCCGCCGACGACTGA
- a CDS encoding ATP-binding protein encodes MKPHSEASHRILVVDDNPSIHRDFHRILAHSTSGLDALDAMESRLFGEQAPVPRSTDAPCFELDFASEGEEGVRCVRDAVSAGRPYALAFVDVRMPPGLDGVETTLRMWRESSDLQVVLCSAYSDYSWDELVRKLETSERLLILRKPFDTIEVRQMAHALCEKWELLRASQQRMQGLSLAVEERTRALAEANTRLLHAQKLEALGRMSAGLAHEVNNPLSFILSNLRHVVRGLESIPWTSESTELREDLREASRDALRGAERIARIVQDVRVFARVDEPPRERVDVREVLEGAVHMAAEVLGPQLRVVRAFHEVPPVLGSEHGLSQVFINLLVNAAHALRGRTQPFLRLGVLRRADGRVVVEVEDNGCGIAPENLGRLFEPFFTTKPAGMGTGLGLSICHGIVTRLGGDISVESTPGQGTTFRVMLPAAPQEG; translated from the coding sequence ATGAAGCCTCATTCGGAGGCGAGCCACCGCATCCTGGTGGTCGACGACAACCCCTCCATCCACCGGGACTTCCACCGCATCCTCGCGCACTCCACCTCGGGCCTCGACGCGTTGGACGCGATGGAGTCGCGGCTGTTCGGGGAGCAGGCTCCGGTGCCACGCTCCACGGACGCCCCGTGCTTCGAGTTGGACTTCGCCTCGGAGGGGGAGGAGGGCGTGCGGTGCGTGCGCGACGCGGTGAGCGCGGGGCGCCCCTATGCGCTGGCCTTCGTGGACGTGCGCATGCCGCCGGGGCTGGATGGTGTGGAGACGACGCTGCGCATGTGGCGCGAGTCGTCGGATCTCCAGGTGGTGCTCTGCTCGGCCTACTCGGACTACTCGTGGGACGAGCTGGTGCGCAAGCTGGAGACGAGCGAGCGGCTGCTCATCCTGCGCAAGCCCTTCGACACCATCGAGGTGCGGCAGATGGCGCACGCGCTGTGTGAGAAGTGGGAGTTGTTGCGCGCGAGCCAGCAGCGGATGCAGGGGCTGTCGCTGGCGGTGGAGGAGCGCACGCGGGCGCTGGCGGAGGCCAATACCCGGCTGTTGCACGCGCAGAAGCTCGAGGCGCTGGGACGCATGTCGGCGGGACTGGCCCACGAGGTCAACAACCCCTTGAGCTTCATCCTGTCCAACCTGCGCCATGTCGTGCGGGGGCTCGAGTCGATTCCGTGGACGTCCGAGTCGACGGAGCTGCGCGAGGACTTGCGCGAGGCCAGCCGCGATGCGCTCCGGGGCGCCGAGCGCATCGCGCGCATCGTGCAGGACGTGCGCGTCTTCGCCCGGGTGGACGAGCCGCCGCGCGAGCGCGTGGACGTGCGCGAGGTGCTGGAGGGCGCCGTGCACATGGCGGCGGAGGTGCTCGGGCCGCAGCTGCGGGTGGTGCGCGCCTTCCATGAGGTGCCTCCCGTGCTGGGCAGCGAGCATGGCCTGAGCCAGGTGTTCATCAACCTGCTCGTCAACGCGGCCCACGCCCTGCGCGGCCGCACCCAGCCCTTCCTGCGCCTGGGCGTCCTGCGGCGGGCGGATGGCCGCGTCGTCGTGGAGGTCGAGGACAACGGGTGTGGCATCGCCCCGGAGAACCTGGGGCGGCTCTTCGAGCCCTTCTTCACGACGAAGCCCGCGGGCATGGGCACCGGCCTGGGCCTGTCCATCTGCCATGGCATCGTGACCCGTTTGGGAGGTGACATCTCGGTGGAAAGCACCCCGGGACAGGGGACGACCTTTCGTGTGATGCTGCCCGCCGCTCCCCAGGAGGGATGA
- a CDS encoding ATP-binding protein, which produces MGLGLRSWWLRCLDESLTAEQRRLPLDELGRLRVVVGSVGLLVLLDLTYLVMIPLYPPAQRTPQALVLGGNLLVCLGVLVLVRRLRSPFVPSLLLCGALAVSLLAATLLVEHPGGVMHGVNMLVPLLAVYLLGARRGFVFTAPLAFNAAFLHEFVHSGFGQTRPLFAEPSTSWGNFMAGLALLLGWALSWLHGAARDEVHAELRRTRQTLRESEGKLSSLIESTEDVVLSLDARGRLVMANPVAQQLFARMTDGVALVPGNPLLSRCPPALREWVVTRGRMALGGQRVRAEVDVLVEGRPRTVDVLFNPVREGERVVGLTLFGRDLTESKRAELQLGEMHRNLVDASRQAGMAEIATGVLHNVGNTLNSVNVSASLVMERLRDSRVSGLGRAVALLRENESRLGDFLGEDVRGRQLPAYLEALSLQLARERETMQEEMRRLVQSVDHIRSVVSMQQRHARFSGTLEQVAVPALLDDALRLLAVSFDRLGIELRREYAAEVPTVLVDRHKLLQILVNLLSNARHALLEEGVEDRRLTLRVEPRGERLIISVSDNGVGIAPEVVPRLFSQGFTTKKDGHGFGLHASALAAREMGGQLSCASEGRYRGATFTLELPLGKLTPPDSRV; this is translated from the coding sequence ATGGGCCTGGGTCTCCGCTCCTGGTGGCTGCGGTGTCTGGATGAATCCCTGACGGCGGAGCAGCGCCGGCTGCCTTTGGATGAGCTGGGCCGCCTCCGGGTGGTGGTGGGCTCGGTGGGTCTGCTGGTGCTGCTCGACCTGACCTACCTGGTGATGATTCCCCTCTACCCGCCGGCGCAGCGCACGCCCCAGGCGCTGGTGTTGGGGGGCAACCTGCTCGTTTGTCTGGGGGTGTTGGTGCTGGTGCGCCGTCTGCGCTCGCCCTTCGTGCCGTCCCTGCTGTTGTGTGGCGCGCTCGCCGTGTCGCTCCTCGCCGCCACGCTCCTGGTGGAGCATCCCGGTGGGGTGATGCACGGGGTGAACATGTTGGTGCCCCTGCTGGCCGTCTATCTGCTGGGCGCGCGCAGGGGCTTCGTCTTCACGGCGCCGCTGGCCTTCAACGCGGCGTTCCTGCACGAGTTCGTCCACTCGGGCTTTGGCCAGACGCGCCCCCTGTTCGCCGAGCCGAGCACCTCCTGGGGCAACTTCATGGCGGGCCTGGCGCTGCTGCTGGGCTGGGCGCTCAGCTGGCTGCATGGCGCCGCGCGCGACGAGGTCCACGCCGAGCTGCGGCGCACGCGCCAGACGCTGCGCGAGAGCGAGGGCAAGCTGAGCAGTCTCATCGAGAGCACGGAGGACGTGGTGCTGTCGCTCGATGCGCGGGGGCGCCTGGTGATGGCCAACCCGGTGGCCCAGCAGCTCTTCGCGCGGATGACGGATGGGGTGGCGCTCGTGCCGGGCAATCCGCTCTTGTCGCGCTGCCCCCCGGCGCTGCGCGAGTGGGTGGTGACGCGCGGCCGCATGGCCCTGGGGGGACAGCGCGTGCGGGCGGAGGTGGACGTGCTCGTGGAGGGGCGGCCGCGCACGGTGGACGTCCTCTTCAACCCGGTGCGCGAGGGAGAGCGGGTGGTGGGCCTCACGCTCTTCGGCAGGGATCTCACCGAGAGCAAGCGCGCCGAGCTCCAGCTCGGGGAGATGCACCGCAACCTGGTGGACGCGTCACGCCAGGCGGGCATGGCGGAGATCGCCACCGGGGTGTTGCACAACGTGGGCAACACGCTCAACAGCGTGAACGTCTCGGCCAGTCTGGTGATGGAGCGGCTGCGCGACTCGCGTGTGTCCGGGTTGGGGCGGGCGGTGGCGCTGCTGCGCGAGAACGAATCCCGGCTCGGCGACTTCCTGGGCGAGGACGTGCGGGGACGGCAGCTTCCCGCCTACCTGGAGGCGCTCTCGCTCCAGCTCGCCCGGGAGCGCGAGACGATGCAGGAGGAGATGCGGCGGCTCGTCCAGAGCGTGGACCACATCAGGTCCGTGGTGAGCATGCAGCAGCGCCATGCGCGCTTCAGCGGGACGTTGGAGCAGGTGGCCGTGCCCGCGCTCCTGGACGATGCCCTGCGCCTGCTCGCCGTGTCGTTCGATCGGCTGGGCATCGAGCTGCGGCGCGAGTACGCCGCCGAGGTGCCGACGGTGCTGGTGGACCGGCACAAGCTGTTGCAGATCCTCGTGAACCTGCTGAGCAACGCGCGCCATGCGCTGCTGGAGGAGGGGGTCGAGGATCGCCGGCTCACCCTGCGGGTGGAGCCCAGGGGAGAGCGGCTGATCATCTCCGTGAGCGACAACGGGGTGGGCATCGCCCCGGAGGTGGTGCCCCGGCTCTTCAGCCAGGGCTTCACCACGAAGAAGGACGGGCACGGCTTCGGCCTGCACGCGAGCGCCCTGGCGGCGCGGGAGATGGGCGGCCAGCTCTCGTGCGCGAGCGAGGGCCGCTACCGGGGCGCCACCTTCACCCTCGAGCTGCCGTTGGGCAAGCTGACGCCTCCCGACTCAAGGGTTTGA
- the aat gene encoding leucyl/phenylalanyl-tRNA--protein transferase: MPIYLLGDDPHLFPPPERADRTGLLAVGGDLSPERLLAAYSRGIFPWYNEGQPLLWHSPNPRFVLEPAKLHVGRSLRKTLKAGVYDIRWDTAFADVVAACARAPRPGQDGTWITDEMQHAYVTLHEQGYAHSVEAWAGGELLGGFYGVSLGAAFFGESMFAHAPDASKVAFVTAVERFQAWGFHFIDCQVETEHLARFGAEPWPRKHFLEALARAQREPTRRGRWSAADTPAGSNP, encoded by the coding sequence GTGCCCATCTATCTGCTCGGAGACGACCCGCATCTCTTCCCCCCACCCGAGCGCGCGGACCGCACCGGTCTGCTCGCCGTCGGTGGAGACCTGAGCCCCGAGCGTCTGCTCGCCGCGTACTCCCGGGGCATCTTCCCCTGGTACAACGAGGGCCAGCCCCTCTTGTGGCACTCGCCCAACCCCCGCTTCGTGCTGGAGCCCGCGAAGCTGCACGTGGGCCGCTCGCTGCGCAAGACACTCAAGGCGGGCGTCTACGACATCCGCTGGGACACCGCCTTCGCCGACGTCGTCGCCGCGTGCGCCCGCGCGCCGCGTCCCGGCCAGGACGGCACGTGGATCACCGACGAGATGCAGCACGCCTACGTCACCCTGCACGAGCAGGGCTACGCGCACTCGGTGGAGGCCTGGGCCGGGGGCGAACTGCTGGGCGGCTTCTACGGCGTGTCCCTGGGGGCGGCCTTCTTCGGCGAGAGCATGTTCGCGCACGCGCCGGACGCCTCGAAGGTGGCCTTCGTCACCGCCGTGGAGCGCTTCCAGGCCTGGGGCTTCCACTTCATCGACTGCCAGGTGGAGACGGAGCACCTGGCGCGCTTTGGCGCCGAGCCCTGGCCGCGCAAGCACTTCCTCGAGGCGCTCGCCCGCGCCCAGCGCGAGCCCACGCGCCGGGGCCGGTGGAGCGCGGCGGACACCCCCGCCGGCTCAAACCCTTGA
- a CDS encoding LEA type 2 family protein, protein MHSAPRAIVHLLTFAAWLSGCASTPPAVPLGPVSLAQEETRVIAQDLASMELRYSGELTSPQTATLEKADYELVSNGQVLEKGTAALGVTLVPGSPTAFSFMASTPSVKSPEDLKALSDQGGSLLVAVRGTLTVRSGGSERTLPFAASRQVRVPRLPRVKVLAMEGARYSDEQVDLVMRLGVENPNPFPVRLDGLTWALGIQGRRLGEGTLGKQDIVDAAATGVYPVEVAVTRETWGPEVRGLIAKGTLPYEVAGELTGPLVRVPYSLSGDVKLNVSR, encoded by the coding sequence ATGCATTCTGCCCCGCGTGCCATCGTCCACCTCCTGACGTTCGCCGCCTGGCTCTCCGGGTGTGCCTCCACCCCGCCCGCGGTCCCCCTGGGCCCCGTCTCGCTCGCCCAGGAGGAGACACGCGTCATCGCCCAGGACCTGGCGAGCATGGAATTGCGCTACTCCGGCGAGCTCACCAGCCCCCAGACCGCCACCCTGGAGAAGGCCGACTACGAGCTCGTCTCCAACGGGCAGGTGCTGGAGAAGGGCACGGCGGCGCTGGGGGTCACCCTCGTGCCCGGCTCCCCCACGGCCTTCTCCTTCATGGCGAGTACCCCCTCCGTGAAGAGCCCGGAGGACCTCAAGGCCCTGAGCGACCAGGGAGGCTCGCTGCTGGTGGCCGTGCGCGGCACCCTGACGGTGCGCTCGGGTGGCTCGGAACGCACCCTGCCCTTCGCCGCTTCCCGGCAGGTGCGCGTGCCGCGGCTGCCACGCGTGAAGGTGCTGGCCATGGAGGGTGCGCGCTATTCGGACGAGCAGGTGGACCTGGTGATGCGCCTGGGCGTGGAGAACCCCAATCCCTTCCCGGTGCGGCTGGATGGGCTCACCTGGGCGCTCGGCATCCAGGGCCGGCGGCTCGGAGAGGGCACGCTGGGCAAGCAGGACATCGTGGACGCGGCGGCCACCGGGGTGTATCCCGTGGAGGTGGCGGTGACACGGGAGACGTGGGGTCCGGAAGTCCGGGGGCTCATCGCCAAGGGGACGCTGCCGTACGAGGTCGCGGGTGAGCTCACCGGCCCGCTGGTGCGCGTGCCCTACTCGCTGTCCGGAGACGTGAAGCTCAACGTGTCGCGGTAG
- a CDS encoding putative metallopeptidase encodes MAYPRQNLNKAVRALIRDIAAKMPEFSHVKASRILVVAGEARRASRGTVKPLCFRGGRCTDPSGRRKPVIRIQGRRMLYCITLRPRFFRASTPQGRVQTVMHELFHMSRRFDGTLHAGRRHSVLGEDFYRQLKPLVRRYLKQCPPELLEALARSEEVRVFQWLERPGPAYVPGTFRGRTVYTEEQLYYGIVRMVTHKRPEVKLAKPRRKERVEKERVH; translated from the coding sequence GTGGCCTACCCCCGCCAAAACCTCAACAAGGCCGTCCGCGCGCTCATCCGCGATATCGCCGCGAAGATGCCGGAGTTTTCCCACGTGAAGGCCAGCCGCATCCTCGTGGTGGCGGGCGAGGCCCGGCGTGCCTCCCGCGGCACGGTCAAGCCGCTGTGCTTCCGGGGTGGGCGCTGCACGGATCCCAGTGGCCGCCGCAAGCCCGTCATCCGCATCCAGGGCCGGCGGATGCTCTACTGCATCACCCTGCGTCCGCGCTTCTTCCGCGCGTCCACGCCCCAGGGCCGCGTCCAGACGGTGATGCACGAGCTCTTCCACATGTCGCGCCGGTTCGACGGCACGTTGCACGCGGGGCGGCGGCACTCGGTGCTGGGCGAGGACTTCTACCGTCAGCTCAAGCCGCTGGTGCGCCGCTATCTCAAGCAGTGTCCCCCGGAGCTGCTCGAGGCGCTCGCGCGGTCGGAGGAGGTGCGGGTATTCCAGTGGTTGGAGCGCCCCGGGCCCGCCTATGTCCCCGGCACGTTCCGCGGGCGCACGGTGTACACCGAGGAGCAGCTCTACTACGGCATCGTCCGCATGGTGACGCACAAGCGCCCCGAGGTGAAGCTCGCCAAGCCCCGGCGCAAGGAGCGCGTGGAGAAGGAGCGGGTGCATTGA